The following coding sequences lie in one Pseudomonas monsensis genomic window:
- a CDS encoding methyl-accepting chemotaxis protein gives MNSLRSVSISRRLWLILIVAVVMLLTLGVLMLKQIHDDLYHAKAQKTQHVVQTASGLLSYYHDLETAGTLSKEAAQKQALTAIRGLRYDQSDYFWINDLTPVMVMHPTNPKLEGQNLSAIRDPDGFAVFNEMVAIARSKGAGMVNYRWPKPGASEPVAKTSYVKLFEPWGWVLGSGVYIDDVQAEFQGQVIKASVIGLVIALIMAMLVILIARSIVRPLQETVNAMANIASGESDLTRSLDTHGKDEVTELAHHFNAFTAKLRRVIGDLQVSASALGQSSSELGNDATQAQQRSQQQSQQMELVATAINEVTYGVQDVAKNAEHAAAEMRDAEAQAQQGQINIDGSLQQIDRLSGTIDQAVEVIHTLAAESTQIGSVLEVIRSIAEQTNLLALNAAIEAARAGEQGRGFAVVADEVRLLAQRTQKSTAEIQSMIERLQNHSEAAVKVIGDSSKASQLTIEQAGLAGASLNAIGQALRNLNGLNASIASATLQQAHVVEDINQNVTQAAGLSHSTALAAEQSSVASVRLGQLSEQLNQLLRQFRV, from the coding sequence ATGAACAGCTTGCGCAGTGTGTCGATCAGCCGACGCTTGTGGCTCATTTTGATTGTGGCGGTGGTCATGTTGCTGACCTTGGGCGTGTTGATGCTCAAGCAGATCCACGACGACCTGTATCACGCCAAAGCCCAGAAAACCCAACACGTGGTGCAGACCGCCAGTGGCCTGCTGAGCTATTACCACGACCTTGAAACGGCCGGCACCCTGAGCAAAGAGGCCGCGCAGAAGCAGGCGCTCACCGCCATCCGTGGCTTGCGCTACGACCAGAGCGATTACTTCTGGATTAACGACCTCACGCCCGTGATGGTCATGCACCCGACCAACCCGAAACTCGAAGGCCAGAACCTCTCGGCGATCCGCGATCCGGACGGCTTTGCGGTGTTCAACGAGATGGTCGCCATCGCCCGATCCAAAGGCGCCGGCATGGTCAATTACCGCTGGCCGAAACCCGGTGCGAGCGAGCCGGTGGCCAAGACCTCCTACGTCAAACTGTTCGAACCGTGGGGTTGGGTGCTGGGCTCCGGCGTGTATATCGACGATGTTCAGGCCGAGTTTCAGGGCCAGGTGATCAAGGCGTCGGTAATCGGCCTGGTCATCGCACTGATCATGGCCATGCTGGTGATCCTTATCGCGCGCAGCATCGTTCGTCCGCTGCAGGAAACCGTGAACGCCATGGCCAACATCGCCAGCGGCGAAAGCGATCTGACCCGTAGCCTCGATACTCACGGCAAGGATGAAGTCACTGAGCTGGCGCATCACTTCAACGCGTTCACCGCCAAACTGCGCCGAGTGATCGGCGACTTGCAGGTGTCGGCCAGTGCCCTTGGCCAGTCGTCCAGCGAGCTGGGCAACGATGCCACGCAGGCGCAGCAACGTAGCCAGCAGCAGTCGCAGCAGATGGAGCTGGTAGCCACCGCGATCAACGAAGTGACCTACGGCGTGCAGGATGTGGCGAAAAACGCCGAGCATGCCGCTGCCGAAATGCGTGACGCCGAAGCACAGGCGCAACAGGGCCAGATCAACATCGACGGCAGTTTGCAGCAGATCGACCGGCTATCCGGCACCATCGACCAGGCCGTGGAGGTGATTCACACCCTCGCCGCCGAGAGTACGCAAATCGGTAGCGTGCTGGAGGTGATTCGCTCGATTGCCGAACAGACCAACCTCCTCGCCCTCAACGCCGCCATCGAAGCCGCGCGGGCCGGCGAGCAAGGTCGCGGCTTTGCCGTGGTGGCCGATGAAGTGCGCCTGCTGGCTCAGCGCACGCAGAAGTCGACCGCAGAGATCCAGTCGATGATCGAGCGCTTGCAGAATCATTCCGAGGCAGCGGTCAAGGTCATCGGCGACAGCAGCAAGGCGTCGCAGCTGACCATTGAGCAGGCCGGACTGGCTGGGGCAAGTCTGAATGCCATCGGCCAGGCCTTGCGCAATCTCAATGGCCTGAATGCCTCGATCGCCAGCGCCACCCTGCAACAGGCGCACGTGGTCGAGGACATCAATCAGAACGTGACTCAGGCGGCCGGGTTATCCCATAGCACGGCGCTGGCGGCAGAACAGTCGAGCGTGGCCAGTGTGAGGCTGGGGCAGTTGAGTGAACAACTGAACCAGTTGCTGCGCCAGTTCCGCGTCTGA
- the pnuC gene encoding nicotinamide riboside transporter PnuC, producing MSGLELFAAALGVIAVWLTVKQNPWCWPIGLVMVLLYSWIFYDVKLYSDMLLQVIYAALQVYGWWQWTQAGTMHDGREVTRLDRRSLLIGLSIGAVGSGLLGAAMAYWTDAAQPWLDAALTGFSLVAQLWMAQKRLQCWVLWFVLDVIFVGLFLYKGLYLTAALYGLFTLIAVQGFREWRADPALRP from the coding sequence ATGTCCGGGCTTGAACTGTTTGCCGCCGCCCTCGGCGTGATCGCCGTCTGGCTGACGGTCAAACAGAATCCATGGTGCTGGCCGATCGGGTTGGTCATGGTGCTGCTGTACAGCTGGATCTTCTATGACGTGAAGCTGTACTCGGACATGTTGCTGCAAGTGATCTACGCCGCGCTGCAAGTCTACGGCTGGTGGCAATGGACCCAGGCCGGGACGATGCACGATGGCCGTGAAGTGACACGTCTTGATCGACGTTCGCTGCTGATCGGCCTGAGCATCGGCGCCGTCGGCAGCGGGCTGCTTGGCGCCGCCATGGCCTACTGGACCGACGCTGCACAGCCGTGGCTCGACGCAGCGCTCACCGGTTTCAGCCTGGTGGCGCAACTGTGGATGGCGCAGAAACGTCTGCAATGCTGGGTGTTGTGGTTCGTGCTCGACGTGATTTTCGTCGGCCTCTTTCTTTATAAAGGCCTGTACCTCACGGCTGCCCTCTATGGGTTGTTCACGCTGATTGCGGTTCAGGGCTTTCGCGAATGGCGCGCCGACCCGGCGTTGCGCCCATGA
- a CDS encoding AAA family ATPase: MKVVVLTGPESTGKSWLAAGLQQQFGGVRVDEYVRWFIEQNPRDTRLSDIPQIARGQLQWEDQARAQRPSLLILDTHLLSNILWSQTLFGDCPDWLEPELLARHYDLHLLLSPEHIDWTDDGQRCQPDLDQRLAFYQATHNWLQTHHQRYQVIQGDWAGRQAQAFAAVADLLAA; the protein is encoded by the coding sequence ATGAAAGTGGTGGTGCTGACCGGCCCCGAATCCACCGGCAAGAGCTGGCTGGCAGCGGGCCTTCAACAACAGTTCGGCGGCGTGCGGGTGGACGAATATGTACGCTGGTTCATCGAGCAGAATCCGCGTGACACCCGCTTGAGCGATATTCCCCAGATCGCTCGAGGCCAGTTGCAATGGGAAGATCAGGCGCGTGCGCAACGCCCCTCGCTGCTGATTCTCGACACCCACCTGCTGAGCAATATCCTCTGGAGCCAGACGTTGTTCGGCGATTGCCCGGACTGGCTGGAACCGGAACTGCTGGCCCGGCATTACGATCTGCACCTGCTGTTGTCCCCGGAACACATCGACTGGACCGACGACGGCCAGCGCTGTCAGCCGGATCTGGACCAGCGCCTGGCGTTTTACCAAGCCACGCACAATTGGCTGCAAACCCATCATCAGCGCTATCAGGTGATTCAGGGCGATTGGGCCGGGCGTCAGGCCCAGGCCTTTGCTGCGGTGGCGGATCTACTGGCTGCCTGA
- a CDS encoding adhesin: protein MNHSLLLLALFGCAGAMAADPVSVNNADIQDTGIQYRGNFNVNQAAGDQMQQTNTKAIAIGTNASATTIVRQTLDTPANPSMNASTTIGGNSFSNGNGILGVNQGAGANNQMANVTRVSISAAPQSVDDSALSQQNVALLPSSGATGTSSGSRQVTTSDQAFTGSRGVIQVNQSAGVGNRMANTLSIRVAD from the coding sequence ATGAATCATTCCCTTCTGCTGCTTGCCCTTTTCGGCTGTGCCGGTGCAATGGCCGCCGATCCCGTTTCAGTGAACAACGCCGACATTCAGGACACCGGTATCCAGTACCGCGGCAACTTCAACGTTAACCAGGCCGCCGGCGACCAGATGCAACAGACCAACACCAAGGCGATCGCCATCGGCACCAATGCCAGCGCTACGACCATCGTCAGGCAAACACTTGATACACCTGCCAACCCGTCGATGAACGCCAGCACCACCATTGGCGGCAATTCTTTCAGTAATGGTAACGGGATCCTGGGTGTGAACCAGGGTGCCGGTGCCAACAACCAGATGGCCAACGTGACACGCGTCAGCATCAGTGCTGCCCCGCAGAGCGTTGACGACAGTGCCCTTTCACAACAGAACGTGGCGCTTTTACCGAGCTCAGGAGCAACTGGTACCTCATCCGGCAGTCGCCAGGTCACGACAAGTGATCAGGCCTTCACCGGCAGCCGAGGGGTAATCCAGGTGAACCAGAGTGCCGGGGTGGGGAACCGAATGGCTAACACCCTGAGCATCCGGGTCGCAGACTGA